A genomic segment from Candidatus Rokuibacteriota bacterium encodes:
- a CDS encoding ABC transporter ATP-binding protein, whose translation MEPILMVDRVVKRFGGVTAVNKVSLSLEAGRIYGLIGPNGSGKTTLFNCITGVDQADEGQIRFKGQRIDGLKPHQIFHRGIGRTFQVIRVFPELTALENLVVVTMGDYAQARARAEELLRFVKLERLANEYAGNLSYGQQKLVEFVRVLMTDPELVLLDEPAAGVNRTLLKELLDAVRTLRDRGKTVLLVEHDMKVVMGLCETVFVLDHGEKLTEGPPGVIQSDERVIEAYFGR comes from the coding sequence ATGGAGCCCATCCTGATGGTGGACCGCGTGGTCAAGCGCTTTGGCGGCGTGACCGCCGTCAACAAGGTATCCCTGTCGCTCGAAGCGGGTCGTATCTACGGCCTGATCGGCCCGAACGGCTCGGGCAAGACCACGCTCTTCAACTGCATCACGGGCGTCGATCAGGCCGACGAGGGGCAGATTCGCTTCAAGGGCCAGCGCATCGACGGGCTCAAGCCCCACCAGATTTTCCACCGGGGTATCGGCCGGACCTTCCAGGTTATCCGGGTCTTCCCGGAGCTGACGGCGCTCGAGAACCTGGTCGTGGTGACCATGGGCGACTATGCGCAGGCGCGCGCCCGAGCCGAGGAGCTGCTCCGCTTCGTCAAGCTCGAGCGGCTTGCCAACGAGTACGCGGGCAACCTCTCCTACGGCCAGCAGAAGCTGGTCGAGTTCGTCCGCGTGCTCATGACGGACCCCGAGCTGGTCCTGCTCGACGAGCCGGCTGCCGGCGTGAACCGCACCCTCCTCAAAGAGCTGCTCGATGCGGTGCGGACGCTGCGGGACCGCGGCAAGACCGTGCTGCTGGTCGAACACGACATGAAGGTCGTCATGGGGCTCTGCGAGACGGTCTTCGTCCTCGACCACGGCGAGAAGCTGACCGAGGGCCCTCCCGGCGTCATCCAGTCTGACGAGCGAGTGATTGAAGCTTATTTTGGCCGCTAG
- a CDS encoding enolase C-terminal domain-like protein has translation MKITDAHLTLFGWDDIPATQYGRHTGTFSGASQLGLVTIETDDGVKGHAFLGSAMRGAHLDGQSLIQYLKPVVLGQDPLARERLYQAMWQKNRQTTLRAIGAMDVALWDIAGKITGLPIHRLLGSYRDSVPAYASSAVLPTKEAYAEEATRFKAEGWTAYKIHPPTDPVVDAEVCRAVRRAVGDGFTVMLDPTWAYQYPEALRVGKVIEELGFYWYEDPLADDDLLSYVKLKQHLAIPILATEYSPGGLTAYAPWLVHQATDYLRGDVAVKGGITALVKAAHLAEAFHMNFEIHHGGNSLNNVANLHVMMAIRNCEFFEVLLPAGAQKYGLAQDIEVDKRGLVHAFDGPGLGAAIDFGLIERKKIAVLT, from the coding sequence ATGAAAATCACCGACGCTCACTTGACGCTCTTTGGCTGGGACGACATTCCGGCGACCCAGTACGGCCGGCACACCGGGACGTTCAGCGGCGCGAGCCAGCTCGGCCTCGTGACGATCGAGACCGACGACGGCGTCAAGGGTCACGCCTTCCTCGGCTCGGCCATGCGCGGCGCGCACCTGGACGGGCAGTCGCTCATCCAGTACCTGAAGCCGGTCGTGCTCGGCCAGGATCCGCTCGCGCGCGAGCGCCTCTACCAGGCGATGTGGCAGAAGAACCGCCAGACGACGCTTCGCGCGATTGGCGCTATGGATGTGGCGCTCTGGGACATCGCGGGAAAGATTACAGGCCTGCCCATTCACCGGCTGCTTGGTTCGTACCGCGACAGCGTCCCGGCCTACGCCAGCTCGGCCGTCCTGCCGACCAAGGAGGCGTACGCGGAGGAAGCGACGCGGTTCAAAGCCGAGGGCTGGACGGCTTACAAGATCCATCCGCCTACTGATCCAGTCGTCGACGCGGAGGTCTGCCGCGCCGTCCGGCGCGCTGTGGGCGACGGCTTCACCGTCATGCTCGATCCGACCTGGGCGTACCAGTATCCCGAGGCGCTCCGCGTGGGGAAGGTCATCGAGGAGCTGGGCTTTTACTGGTACGAGGACCCGCTCGCGGATGACGACCTCCTGAGCTACGTGAAGCTCAAGCAGCACCTGGCGATCCCGATCCTGGCCACCGAGTACTCACCGGGCGGCCTCACCGCGTACGCGCCGTGGCTCGTCCACCAGGCGACCGACTACCTGCGCGGCGACGTCGCCGTGAAGGGCGGCATCACCGCCCTCGTGAAGGCGGCGCATCTCGCCGAGGCCTTCCACATGAACTTCGAGATCCACCACGGCGGCAACTCGCTCAACAACGTGGCGAACCTCCACGTGATGATGGCCATCCGGAACTGCGAGTTCTTCGAGGTGCTGCTGCCGGCCGGAGCCCAGAAGTACGGCCTCGCCCAGGACATCGAGGTCGACAAGCGGGGGCTGGTCCACGCCTTCGATGGCCCGGGGCTCGGCGCGGCGATCGACTTCGGCCTCATCGAGCGAAAGAAGATCGCCGTCCTGACCTGA
- a CDS encoding CoA transferase — protein MAEKNARGPLEGLQVLDLTEHMAGPYCTMILADMGADVIKVERPGTGDSSRAMGDGSERNPYFRYINRNKRSLTLDYKAPGGREIFLKLVIGMDVLVENYRPTVMDRAGLGYEVLRQKNPRLVYAQLSGFGSDGPYRERGGFDLIAQGMGGIMHVTGEPDGPPTSVGLPICDLGTGMWGVQGILAALYERQRTGQGQKVECSLLETAVGFSSWTSAGWLADHKEPTRQGSRHRQNAPYQRFETKDGYMMIGAAGQGIWERAAKALGHPEWIDDPRFRRGADRMRNRAALEVELAAVLATASSAHWSKVLDDAGVPGGPVYTYAELFADPQVQHRELVVYAEDAELGRVPHIRTPVRMSASEIGVRATAPKLGQHTDQILAGLGYASVDIAALRRERVI, from the coding sequence ATGGCGGAGAAGAACGCGCGGGGCCCGCTGGAAGGTCTCCAGGTCCTCGACTTGACGGAGCACATGGCGGGGCCCTACTGCACCATGATCCTGGCCGACATGGGCGCGGACGTGATCAAGGTCGAACGCCCCGGCACGGGCGACTCCTCTCGCGCCATGGGCGACGGCAGCGAGCGCAATCCCTACTTCCGCTACATCAACCGCAACAAGAGAAGCCTGACGCTCGACTACAAGGCGCCCGGCGGCCGCGAGATCTTCCTCAAGCTCGTCATCGGCATGGACGTGCTCGTGGAGAACTATCGCCCCACCGTCATGGACCGCGCGGGCCTGGGCTACGAGGTTCTGCGGCAGAAGAACCCGCGCCTCGTCTATGCACAACTGTCCGGCTTCGGCTCCGACGGCCCCTACCGCGAGCGGGGCGGCTTCGACCTGATCGCCCAGGGCATGGGCGGGATCATGCACGTCACGGGAGAGCCTGACGGTCCGCCGACTTCCGTCGGCCTGCCCATCTGTGACCTCGGCACGGGCATGTGGGGCGTGCAGGGCATCCTGGCGGCGCTCTACGAGCGGCAGCGCACGGGCCAGGGGCAGAAGGTCGAGTGCTCGCTCCTCGAGACAGCCGTCGGTTTCTCCTCGTGGACGAGCGCGGGCTGGCTGGCCGATCACAAGGAGCCCACGCGCCAGGGTTCGCGCCACCGTCAGAATGCGCCGTACCAGCGCTTCGAGACCAAGGACGGCTACATGATGATCGGCGCGGCCGGCCAGGGCATCTGGGAACGCGCCGCCAAGGCTCTCGGGCATCCGGAGTGGATAGATGATCCGCGCTTCCGCCGCGGCGCCGACCGCATGCGCAACCGCGCCGCGCTCGAAGTGGAACTGGCGGCGGTCCTGGCGACAGCGTCGTCCGCGCACTGGAGCAAGGTGCTGGACGATGCGGGCGTGCCCGGCGGGCCCGTGTACACCTACGCAGAGCTCTTTGCCGATCCGCAGGTCCAGCACCGCGAGCTCGTGGTCTACGCCGAGGACGCGGAGCTCGGACGCGTGCCCCACATCCGCACGCCCGTGCGGATGTCCGCGAGCGAAATCGGAGTGCGCGCGACGGCGCCGAAGCTCGGCCAGCACACTGATCAGATTCTCGCGGGCCTCGGGTACGCCTCGGTCGACATCGCGGCGCTTCGACGCGAGCGCGTCATCTAA
- a CDS encoding glycosyltransferase family 39 protein, whose translation MAASAALALYLGWGSWGWPLIHDAPLMHYIAWLVAQGAVPYRDVFDMNVPGVYLLHLGVITLLGEGDRAWRLFDFAWLALTAAALFGFSRRMGDAWSGLGAALLFILYHLSGGAWRAGQRDFLLTLFLVLAAWGAARAWESGGARAPLLWGGLAAGAGVMVKPQAALFWIACAGVAALGAVGSGAMRALGHWCAAGLAVPVLVMGWLAWHGGAGPFVSIVTGYVLPLYSRVGRVSVWEGLRWHVYGWQIWSCLIALGLLGFARRPSPAYGIRRWLALLGAVYGFVHFAAQGKGWEYHSYPFAVFVCALASLPLAARVTQAQPSRWDAAPALSRALTCALLVVAVALLGAKGAAAADAPWIADKARRVSALARDLERLAGAGPVQVMDVSEGGVHALLRLHLRQPTRFLYDLHFFHDEGDARIQALRDEVARDLERGRPTAVVVFKDTWRRPGYERLDGFPAVAGLLARDYKLAVEGDGYRIYAQRASP comes from the coding sequence TTGGCCGCTAGCGCCGCGCTCGCGCTCTATCTCGGCTGGGGCTCCTGGGGGTGGCCGCTGATCCACGACGCCCCGCTCATGCACTACATCGCCTGGCTGGTGGCCCAGGGTGCCGTCCCCTACCGCGACGTCTTCGACATGAACGTGCCCGGCGTCTACCTGCTGCACCTGGGCGTGATCACGCTGCTGGGTGAGGGCGATCGCGCCTGGCGGCTCTTCGACTTTGCGTGGCTCGCCCTCACGGCGGCGGCGCTCTTCGGCTTCTCGCGACGCATGGGCGATGCGTGGAGCGGGCTCGGCGCGGCGCTCCTCTTCATCCTCTATCACCTCTCCGGCGGGGCCTGGCGGGCGGGGCAGCGCGATTTTCTGCTCACGCTCTTCCTCGTCCTGGCCGCGTGGGGAGCGGCGCGCGCCTGGGAATCGGGCGGCGCGCGGGCGCCCCTTCTCTGGGGAGGGCTTGCCGCCGGCGCGGGGGTCATGGTCAAGCCCCAGGCCGCGCTCTTCTGGATCGCGTGCGCCGGCGTCGCGGCGCTCGGCGCCGTGGGCTCGGGCGCGATGCGCGCGCTCGGGCATTGGTGCGCGGCGGGGCTCGCCGTGCCCGTCCTCGTGATGGGCTGGCTCGCGTGGCACGGCGGGGCAGGGCCCTTTGTGTCCATCGTCACGGGTTACGTCCTGCCGCTCTACAGTCGCGTCGGGCGCGTCTCGGTGTGGGAAGGGCTCCGCTGGCACGTTTACGGCTGGCAGATATGGAGTTGTCTCATCGCGCTCGGCCTTCTGGGTTTCGCGCGCCGCCCTTCGCCGGCGTACGGCATCCGCCGCTGGCTCGCCCTGCTGGGCGCCGTCTACGGCTTCGTGCATTTCGCCGCTCAGGGCAAGGGGTGGGAGTACCACAGCTATCCCTTCGCGGTCTTCGTCTGCGCTCTCGCGTCGCTTCCGCTCGCCGCGCGGGTGACGCAGGCCCAGCCCTCACGCTGGGATGCCGCGCCCGCGCTCTCCCGCGCGCTCACGTGCGCCCTCCTCGTGGTTGCCGTGGCGCTCCTGGGCGCCAAGGGCGCGGCCGCGGCCGACGCGCCGTGGATCGCCGACAAGGCCCGCCGCGTCTCGGCTCTCGCGCGCGACCTGGAGCGTCTGGCGGGCGCGGGCCCGGTGCAGGTGATGGACGTAAGCGAGGGCGGGGTGCACGCCCTCCTGCGCCTGCACCTCCGCCAGCCGACACGCTTCCTCTACGACCTCCACTTCTTCCACGACGAAGGCGACGCCCGCATCCAGGCGCTTCGCGACGAGGTCGCGCGCGACCTCGAGCGCGGCAGGCCCACGGCCGTCGTCGTCTTCAAGGACACGTGGCGCCGTCCCGGCTACGAGCGGCTCGACGGATTCCCAGCCGTGGCGGGGCTCCTCGCGCGGGACTACAAGCTCGCCGTCGAGGGTGACGGCTACAGGATCTATGCGCAGCGAGCCAGTCCTTAA
- a CDS encoding histidine phosphatase family protein, with translation MSIFLIRHGETLGNASRTVQLPDNPLSPRGVAQAERLARRLESEGIAAILSSDFSRAVTTAEHLQRVTGVPISYDPLLQERNFGDLRGTPYAELGLDMFAPDYAPPGGETWEVFHERVDRAWALVRETAAAAGGHLAVVTHGLVCRSLAARHLILPEGQEVPARWENTALTVIDHPAPWRVRLLNCIAHLDDPATRTLSDSGAV, from the coding sequence ATGTCGATCTTCCTGATCCGTCACGGCGAGACGCTCGGCAACGCCTCGCGCACCGTTCAGCTGCCCGACAACCCGCTCTCTCCCCGCGGCGTCGCTCAAGCGGAGCGCCTCGCGCGCCGCCTCGAGTCTGAGGGCATCGCGGCCATCCTCTCGAGCGATTTCTCACGCGCCGTGACGACGGCCGAGCATCTTCAGCGGGTCACGGGCGTGCCCATCAGCTACGACCCCCTGCTGCAGGAGCGCAACTTTGGAGATCTCCGGGGCACGCCCTACGCGGAGCTCGGCCTCGACATGTTTGCGCCGGACTACGCGCCGCCCGGAGGCGAGACCTGGGAGGTCTTCCACGAGCGCGTCGATCGCGCCTGGGCGCTCGTGCGGGAGACGGCCGCCGCGGCCGGCGGGCATCTTGCGGTCGTGACGCACGGGCTCGTCTGCCGCTCGCTGGCCGCGAGACACTTGATCCTGCCGGAGGGCCAGGAGGTCCCGGCACGCTGGGAGAATACAGCGCTCACCGTCATCGACCATCCGGCCCCGTGGCGGGTGCGGTTGCTCAACTGCATCGCCCATCTCGACGACCCCGCCACGCGGACGCTCTCCGATTCCGGCGCGGTCTGA
- a CDS encoding amino acid ABC transporter substrate-binding protein → MTTLLWRLVGALAVVALFGAAEAQAQAPIKIGASLSLTGTYAALGQNQHRGYQLCAKDVNEKGGVLGRKIEFVLYDDQSLPATGVRLYEKLITQDKVDAIMGPYSSAITEAVANVNDRYKMPMVAPMASTTSIFRKGRKYIFMVQSPAEVYLEGLIEVAAKRGLKTVAIINEDTLFPKATVQGTIELAKKKGLQVVFVEAYPKGNTDFSALLTKMKAANPDVLGAATYFDDALAITRQMKELNVNPKMYGVTVGGDLPKFYEQLGRNAEYVYGASQWEPELPYPGSQQFAEAYKKEFPGSDLSYHSAGGYAGCQILVEGIRRAGSLDSEKIREAILKMDFNTVYGGFKVDQDGFQVSHKMVMFQWHDGKKVIVWPDELAGGKIRFPTPPWNQR, encoded by the coding sequence ATGACCACACTGCTGTGGAGACTCGTGGGCGCCCTAGCAGTGGTGGCGCTGTTCGGCGCCGCCGAGGCCCAGGCGCAGGCCCCGATCAAGATCGGTGCGTCGCTATCGCTCACCGGGACCTACGCCGCGCTGGGGCAGAACCAGCACCGCGGCTACCAGCTCTGCGCCAAGGACGTCAACGAGAAGGGCGGCGTGCTCGGGCGCAAGATCGAGTTCGTGCTCTACGACGACCAGTCCCTGCCCGCCACCGGCGTGCGCCTCTACGAGAAGCTGATCACTCAGGACAAGGTGGACGCGATCATGGGCCCCTACTCCTCGGCCATCACGGAGGCCGTGGCCAACGTCAACGACCGCTACAAGATGCCCATGGTGGCCCCCATGGCCTCCACCACCTCCATCTTCAGGAAGGGGCGGAAGTACATCTTCATGGTCCAGTCCCCGGCGGAGGTGTACCTCGAGGGGCTGATCGAGGTGGCGGCCAAGCGGGGCCTCAAGACCGTGGCCATCATCAACGAGGATACGCTCTTCCCGAAGGCCACGGTGCAGGGGACCATCGAGCTGGCCAAGAAGAAAGGGCTCCAGGTCGTCTTCGTCGAGGCCTACCCCAAGGGCAACACGGACTTCTCCGCGCTCCTCACCAAGATGAAGGCGGCCAACCCAGACGTCCTGGGCGCGGCGACCTACTTCGACGACGCGCTGGCAATCACCCGCCAGATGAAGGAGCTCAACGTCAACCCGAAGATGTACGGGGTGACCGTGGGCGGTGACCTGCCGAAGTTCTACGAACAGCTCGGGCGCAACGCCGAGTACGTCTACGGCGCCAGCCAGTGGGAGCCGGAGCTGCCGTACCCCGGTTCCCAGCAGTTCGCCGAGGCGTACAAGAAGGAGTTCCCGGGGTCCGACCTCTCCTACCATTCCGCCGGCGGCTACGCCGGATGCCAGATCCTGGTCGAGGGCATCAGGCGCGCCGGGTCGCTCGACAGCGAGAAGATCCGCGAAGCGATCCTCAAGATGGACTTCAACACGGTCTACGGCGGCTTCAAGGTGGACCAGGACGGCTTCCAGGTCTCCCACAAGATGGTCATGTTCCAGTGGCACGACGGCAAGAAGGTCATCGTGTGGCCGGACGAGCTGGCCGGCGGGAAGATCCGCTTCCCCACGCCGCCGTGGAACCAACGCTGA
- a CDS encoding acetate--CoA ligase family protein — protein sequence MTRTSLASFLDPHSIAVIGASRDPSKIGGSVLANLRSAGFAGRIVPVNVLATTVQGLPAFPSLHAVDGPVDLAVITVPAPAVLSALNDCVAKGVGGAVVISAGFRESGEDGRKREAELREWLRDQPIRVLGPNCLGWIRPSRRLNVTFAPGMPEAGGIAFVSHSGALAVAILDWARERRMGFSLFASLGNQADLTEADLLEAVTADAETRVIAAYIEGVADGRRFFEALCAAAAVKPVVLLKAGRSAEGARAVSSHTGALAGSDQAFDAAVKQAGALRAGTVEELFDLARGLVSQPLPRGRRLLVVTNGGGLGIVATDAAREAGLAVDPLDAAVRERLAAVLPPTASLANPVDLVGDADAARYSNALHAIGGAGADAALVVLTAQAATDALGVARAVIGATRGWPIPVAGAFVGGARVAPGARAFEEAGIPCYPFPEPAVRTLAGMARLFERRGRRAEPARFPARVEESKAAVARLSASGRSTFGMAELEPVLESYGIPCAAARPATTSAEAASVAERLGFPVALKLRSPDITHKTEVGGVRLGLGSAGEVAEAATAMLASVRAARPDARLEGVLVQRMAPPGKELLLGMIRDPQFGPLVVVGFGGIYVEVLKDTAARLCPLAARDAHEMLGELRMAPLLKGVRGEPPVDLDALAETICRFAQLAADTADLAEIEVNPLVAGPSGVMAVDARARI from the coding sequence GTGACCCGCACTTCGCTCGCCTCGTTTCTCGACCCGCACAGCATCGCGGTGATCGGCGCCTCCCGGGATCCCTCCAAGATCGGGGGCAGCGTGCTCGCCAACCTGCGCTCGGCGGGCTTCGCCGGCCGCATCGTGCCGGTGAACGTCCTCGCGACGACGGTCCAGGGGCTCCCGGCCTTTCCCTCGCTCCACGCGGTCGACGGCCCGGTCGACCTCGCCGTGATCACCGTGCCCGCCCCCGCTGTTCTCTCCGCGCTCAACGACTGCGTGGCCAAGGGCGTGGGCGGCGCCGTCGTGATCTCCGCCGGCTTCCGGGAAAGCGGTGAGGACGGACGGAAGCGGGAGGCCGAGCTCCGCGAGTGGCTCCGCGACCAGCCCATCCGCGTCCTCGGCCCCAACTGCCTCGGGTGGATCAGGCCGTCGCGCCGTCTCAACGTCACGTTCGCCCCCGGCATGCCGGAGGCGGGAGGCATCGCGTTTGTCTCGCACTCCGGCGCGCTCGCCGTCGCCATTCTCGACTGGGCCCGCGAGCGCCGCATGGGCTTCTCGCTCTTCGCGAGCCTCGGCAATCAGGCCGACCTCACCGAGGCGGACCTGCTCGAGGCCGTCACCGCTGACGCGGAGACGCGGGTCATCGCCGCCTATATCGAGGGCGTGGCGGACGGGCGGCGGTTCTTCGAGGCGCTGTGCGCGGCGGCGGCGGTCAAGCCCGTCGTGCTGCTGAAGGCCGGGCGCTCCGCCGAGGGCGCCCGCGCCGTCTCCTCGCATACCGGCGCCCTCGCCGGCTCCGATCAGGCGTTCGACGCGGCGGTCAAGCAGGCGGGCGCGCTGCGCGCGGGCACCGTCGAGGAGCTCTTCGATCTCGCGCGCGGCTTGGTGAGCCAGCCCCTGCCGCGCGGCCGCCGGCTCCTCGTCGTGACCAATGGGGGAGGGCTCGGCATCGTCGCGACCGACGCGGCGCGGGAAGCGGGACTCGCGGTCGACCCGCTCGACGCGGCCGTGCGCGAGCGGCTCGCGGCCGTGCTGCCGCCGACAGCCAGCCTCGCCAATCCCGTCGATCTCGTCGGGGACGCCGATGCCGCGCGCTACAGCAATGCGCTCCACGCCATCGGCGGCGCCGGGGCCGACGCCGCGCTCGTGGTGCTCACGGCTCAGGCAGCGACGGACGCGCTCGGCGTGGCGCGGGCGGTGATCGGCGCCACGCGGGGCTGGCCCATCCCGGTCGCCGGCGCCTTCGTCGGCGGCGCGCGCGTCGCGCCGGGTGCGCGCGCGTTCGAGGAGGCGGGGATCCCGTGCTATCCGTTTCCGGAGCCGGCGGTCAGGACCCTCGCGGGGATGGCGAGGCTCTTTGAGCGGCGCGGGCGCCGGGCGGAGCCGGCGCGCTTTCCCGCCCGCGTCGAGGAGTCGAAAGCGGCGGTTGCGCGGCTGAGCGCCTCCGGTCGGTCCACGTTCGGCATGGCGGAGCTCGAGCCCGTGCTCGAGAGCTATGGCATCCCCTGCGCGGCGGCGCGGCCGGCGACCACGTCGGCAGAGGCGGCCTCCGTCGCCGAGCGCCTCGGCTTCCCGGTGGCGCTCAAGCTGCGCTCCCCCGACATCACGCACAAGACCGAGGTGGGTGGGGTCCGCCTCGGCCTCGGCTCAGCCGGCGAGGTCGCGGAGGCGGCGACGGCCATGCTCGCGAGCGTACGCGCGGCGCGGCCCGACGCGCGTCTCGAGGGCGTGCTGGTCCAGCGGATGGCTCCGCCGGGCAAGGAGCTGCTGCTGGGCATGATCAGGGATCCGCAGTTCGGTCCCCTGGTCGTGGTCGGCTTCGGCGGGATCTACGTCGAGGTGCTCAAGGACACGGCCGCGCGCCTCTGCCCGCTGGCCGCCCGCGACGCCCACGAGATGCTCGGCGAGCTCAGGATGGCGCCCCTGCTCAAGGGCGTCCGGGGGGAGCCGCCCGTCGACCTCGACGCGCTCGCCGAGACGATCTGCCGCTTCGCCCAGCTCGCCGCCGATACGGCCGACCTCGCGGAGATCGAGGTGAATCCGCTCGTGGCCGGTCCCAGCGGCGTGATGGCCGTGGACGCGCGAGCACGAATCTGA
- a CDS encoding branched-chain amino acid ABC transporter permease, translating to MTVVITPTMIGQVVISGLLAGSLYAMVALGLGLVFGVMRVLNVAHGPLLMLGAYTTFGLFQWLGLNPYLSLLVSMPALFVVGVVLQRLLVRRVVDAPELSSLLLTFGVSIAIVNLAQLGFTSDVRSVEYLTGSFVLGPFAFSKSRVIACAFALVITAGAFWFLRQTRLGKAIRAVSQSREVAQVCGINVQRIHMITFGLASALAAAGGTLIAVMVAIQPEMGQVYTFKSFLVIVLGGAGNYPGALLGGLLLGLIEQLSSLFITTQVNEAVAYILLVLVLLVRPTGLLKGRS from the coding sequence ATGACCGTCGTCATCACCCCGACCATGATCGGCCAGGTGGTCATCTCGGGCCTCCTGGCCGGATCGCTCTACGCGATGGTGGCCCTGGGCCTCGGGCTCGTCTTCGGCGTCATGCGGGTGCTCAACGTGGCCCACGGGCCGCTGCTCATGCTGGGCGCCTACACGACGTTTGGGCTCTTCCAGTGGCTCGGCCTGAACCCGTATCTCTCGCTCCTGGTGTCCATGCCGGCGCTGTTCGTCGTGGGCGTCGTCCTCCAGCGTCTGCTGGTGCGACGGGTGGTGGACGCGCCGGAACTGTCCTCGCTGCTGCTCACGTTCGGCGTGTCCATCGCCATCGTCAACCTGGCTCAGCTCGGCTTCACCTCCGATGTGCGGTCGGTGGAATATCTCACCGGGTCCTTCGTCCTGGGGCCGTTCGCTTTCTCCAAGTCTCGCGTGATCGCCTGCGCCTTCGCGCTCGTGATCACCGCCGGCGCGTTCTGGTTCCTGCGGCAGACCCGCCTCGGCAAGGCCATCCGCGCGGTCTCCCAGAGCCGCGAGGTGGCCCAGGTCTGTGGGATCAACGTCCAGCGGATCCACATGATTACCTTCGGCCTCGCCTCGGCGCTGGCGGCCGCCGGTGGGACCCTGATCGCCGTGATGGTCGCCATCCAACCCGAGATGGGGCAGGTCTACACCTTCAAGTCGTTCCTGGTGATCGTGCTGGGCGGCGCCGGCAACTATCCCGGCGCTCTGCTGGGCGGTCTGCTCCTCGGCCTCATCGAGCAGCTCTCCTCGTTGTTCATCACCACCCAGGTCAACGAGGCCGTCGCCTACATCCTGCTGGTCCTGGTGCTGCTGGTGAGACCGACGGGCCTGCTCAAGGGGCGCTCGTGA
- a CDS encoding branched-chain amino acid ABC transporter permease, with protein MTRWLLAGFLVLLVLLALYPMQGTGYGIRTMLQLFMWIALAQSWNLISGLTGYVSFGHVAFFGMGAYTAGILIGKLGWPWLLACLAGGVMAMVLALVIGWPCLRLKGPYFAIAMLGLNEVLRVIVSYYEGLTGGGSGLSLPTLHASVPIYYAMGLVALLVTALTYVIITSRFGLRLMTIREDEVAAEAMGIDTFRYKLYAFLLSAVAPGIVGGLAARDQGYIEPTSVFPLITTITMIVMALFGGKGTIWGPVLGAVLLFTFQELVWARFIYLHQLLFGAIIVGVVLLMPRGILGVLQQKYNLPRTI; from the coding sequence ATGACGCGCTGGCTGCTGGCCGGTTTCCTGGTGCTGCTCGTCCTCCTGGCGCTTTACCCGATGCAGGGGACGGGTTACGGCATCCGCACCATGCTCCAGCTCTTCATGTGGATCGCGCTGGCTCAGTCCTGGAACCTGATCTCGGGGCTCACCGGTTACGTTTCGTTCGGGCACGTGGCCTTTTTCGGCATGGGCGCCTATACGGCCGGCATCCTGATCGGCAAGCTCGGGTGGCCGTGGCTGTTGGCGTGTCTGGCCGGCGGTGTCATGGCCATGGTGCTGGCGCTGGTGATCGGCTGGCCGTGCCTCAGGCTCAAGGGGCCGTACTTCGCCATCGCCATGCTGGGGCTCAACGAGGTCTTGCGCGTGATCGTGTCCTATTACGAGGGCCTCACCGGCGGCGGCAGCGGCCTCTCCCTGCCCACGCTCCACGCGAGCGTGCCGATCTACTATGCCATGGGGCTGGTGGCGCTGCTGGTCACCGCGCTTACCTACGTGATCATCACTTCCCGCTTCGGCCTGCGCCTCATGACCATCCGGGAGGACGAGGTGGCGGCCGAGGCGATGGGAATCGACACCTTCCGCTACAAGCTCTACGCGTTCCTTCTCTCGGCCGTGGCGCCGGGGATCGTGGGCGGGCTGGCGGCCCGGGACCAGGGCTACATCGAGCCCACCAGCGTGTTCCCCCTCATCACGACGATCACCATGATCGTGATGGCGCTCTTCGGCGGCAAGGGAACCATCTGGGGCCCCGTGCTGGGCGCCGTCCTGCTGTTCACGTTTCAGGAGCTGGTCTGGGCCAGGTTCATCTACCTCCACCAGCTCCTCTTCGGCGCCATCATCGTCGGCGTTGTCCTGCTCATGCCACGCGGCATTCTGGGCGTGCTCCAGCAGAAGTACAACCTCCCGAGGACCATCTGA